A single region of the Halostella litorea genome encodes:
- a CDS encoding COX15/CtaA family protein, which produces MGEPQTRSYRLQAIARRVKYHQLASVTLAGTYVLMILGAYTSAIGAGLSCPDWPMCYGTVVPFLHPEIIANSPYSVLQIFAEWGHRGLAMIVGLLIISTALVAWYTRENSIVRGSAVFAALLLPVQVVLGGLTVTQSLEPVIVTSHLATATLILVALTASAVVSWPALDAKISVSR; this is translated from the coding sequence ATGGGAGAACCACAAACCAGGTCGTACCGTCTACAAGCCATCGCTCGACGTGTCAAGTACCATCAACTGGCCTCGGTTACGCTGGCAGGGACGTACGTACTCATGATTCTCGGTGCGTACACGAGTGCGATCGGGGCTGGCCTGTCCTGTCCCGACTGGCCGATGTGTTATGGGACGGTCGTCCCCTTCCTGCATCCAGAGATCATCGCCAATTCGCCGTATTCGGTACTTCAGATCTTTGCCGAGTGGGGCCACCGTGGGCTCGCAATGATCGTCGGATTGCTAATCATCTCGACGGCGCTCGTTGCCTGGTACACCCGAGAGAATTCCATCGTGAGAGGGTCTGCCGTATTCGCCGCTCTCCTGTTACCGGTGCAGGTCGTGCTGGGAGGGCTGACTGTCACGCAGTCGCTGGAACCGGTCATCGTGACATCGCACTTGGCAACGGCGACGTTGATTCTGGTGGCACTGACTGCGTCGGCTGTCGTGAGTTGGCCGGCTCTCGATGCCAAGATATCAGTCAGTCGATGA
- a CDS encoding DUF7471 family protein, translating into MLSISSLTAGVLLPLHFGVSPSDSLLIIALSAGTVFSILVALLSFAAYVKRRTMSYLLIAIAFSTFLGKTSLGLTYLMGSMNADMHHSFEHSLDVVMMALVLGAVYYARSNEG; encoded by the coding sequence ATGCTGTCAATATCGTCACTCACCGCGGGCGTTCTATTACCACTCCATTTCGGGGTTTCACCGTCCGATAGCTTGCTTATCATTGCACTCAGTGCAGGTACAGTGTTCTCGATACTCGTCGCGTTGCTATCCTTCGCTGCGTACGTGAAGCGTCGAACCATGTCGTATCTACTTATCGCGATCGCGTTTTCTACGTTTCTCGGGAAGACGAGTTTGGGACTAACGTATCTGATGGGGAGTATGAACGCCGATATGCACCATTCGTTCGAACACTCGCTCGATGTCGTTATGATGGCTCTCGTGCTTGGTGCGGTGTACTACGCTCGTTCGAACGAAGGCTAA
- a CDS encoding winged helix-turn-helix transcriptional regulator — protein sequence MTETRNQIARQVNQNPGIHFNELTRTLDLAPGQVQYHIRKLERSNEVVEESLYGRTHYYTPDYGTWERGALAVLRRETARDILVYLMANGPSAPNVVADGVNIARSTLEWHLNHLVEQDLVEKKRDTRNHVTLVITHSEETARMLRLVEPSIADRLVDRFTRLVDGLLAGDPDTTRNEP from the coding sequence ATGACCGAAACACGAAATCAAATCGCCCGTCAGGTTAATCAGAATCCTGGCATCCATTTCAATGAACTCACCCGGACGCTTGACCTCGCACCAGGACAGGTCCAATACCATATCAGGAAACTCGAACGCTCCAATGAGGTCGTCGAGGAGTCACTGTACGGGCGGACGCATTACTACACCCCGGACTACGGAACCTGGGAACGGGGAGCGTTGGCCGTACTCCGTCGGGAAACTGCACGGGATATCCTCGTCTACCTCATGGCCAACGGCCCGAGTGCACCCAACGTAGTAGCCGACGGGGTGAACATCGCGCGCAGCACTCTTGAGTGGCATCTCAACCACCTCGTCGAACAGGACCTCGTTGAGAAGAAGCGCGATACTCGCAACCACGTAACTCTCGTTATAACCCACTCAGAAGAGACGGCCCGGATGCTTCGCCTCGTGGAGCCGTCGATCGCAGACCGGCTGGTGGACCGGTTCACACGACTGGTTGACGGGCTACTTGCCGGTGATCCAGACACGACCAGGAACGAACCATAA